In Nocardioides sp. zg-1228, a single window of DNA contains:
- a CDS encoding flagellar motor switch protein FliM: MTSPPPRDDLRPTVHSGARSRRRARGGATPTAYDFRRPVQLSREHARLLQVCLDRFARQMATVVTSALRTVCTAQLLDVSERTYDEHVATLDELTYAVTMSAEPLPGHALLDVPLSFVMSAIDHMLGGAGAGVQPRRPLTELESAVVHDLAVRLLDELSRSLAGIVATTPALVGVEYDPRMVQAAAPGETVVVAAFELLVGDRRHPVTLCLPLVGLHPHLVRAAAPAPVTEKQRQQRSRAAELVDRRFRDVPVDAVVRFRTSHLPPDALATLAVGDVVRLGHGATDPLDVVVGETTFAQATAGTHGARLAALVVGTTKENA; the protein is encoded by the coding sequence GTGACCTCCCCGCCGCCCCGCGACGACCTGCGCCCCACCGTGCACTCCGGTGCCCGGTCGCGCCGGCGCGCCCGCGGCGGCGCGACACCGACGGCGTACGACTTCCGCCGGCCCGTGCAGCTGTCCCGCGAGCACGCCCGGCTCCTCCAGGTGTGCCTCGACCGGTTCGCGCGCCAGATGGCGACGGTGGTCACGTCCGCGCTCCGCACGGTGTGCACCGCGCAGCTGCTCGACGTGTCGGAGCGCACCTACGACGAGCACGTCGCCACGCTGGACGAGCTGACGTACGCGGTGACGATGAGTGCCGAGCCGCTGCCCGGGCACGCGCTGCTCGACGTGCCGCTGTCGTTCGTGATGAGCGCGATCGACCACATGCTCGGCGGCGCCGGCGCCGGTGTGCAGCCCCGGCGCCCGCTCACCGAGCTCGAGTCCGCCGTCGTGCACGACCTCGCGGTGCGGCTGCTCGACGAGCTCTCCCGCAGCCTCGCCGGCATCGTCGCGACCACACCGGCCCTCGTCGGCGTGGAGTACGACCCCCGGATGGTCCAGGCGGCCGCGCCCGGCGAGACGGTCGTCGTCGCCGCGTTCGAGCTCCTCGTCGGGGACCGCCGGCATCCGGTGACGTTGTGCCTGCCGCTCGTGGGCCTGCACCCCCACCTGGTCCGCGCCGCGGCCCCCGCACCGGTCACCGAGAAGCAGCGACAGCAGCGCTCCCGGGCGGCCGAGCTCGTCGACCGGCGCTTCCGGGACGTGCCCGTCGACGCCGTCGTCCGGTTCCGCACGTCCCACCTTCCGCCCGACGCCCTCGCCACCCTCGCCGTCGGCGACGTGGTGCGCCTCGGCCACGGCGCCACCGACCCGCTCGACGTCGTCGTCGGCGAGACCACCTTCGCCCAGGCGACGGCCGGCACCCACGGTGCCCGGCTCGCCGCGCTGGTCGTCGGCACGACCAAGGAGAACGCATGA
- the fliN gene encoding flagellar motor switch protein FliN has translation MSTLTVPTAEQALGPVTAAAAAAAGVLPAPTALVAGTPAPGGPDAAAGFAGAVVADLHLPGAPRIAVLVGADLVDALAASPLGGLDLAAATQPALDAAAAALGTGCGAAREVATELVGSDVAGPATAVPLLGGGVPCGALLVPDAVIATAGALAPGVASAAPEEAIALPASRGIEMLYGVDLEVAVELGRTRMTVRELLALSPGDVLELDRAAGGPADLLVNGRLIARGEVVIVDEDFGLRITEIVDDSAAG, from the coding sequence ATGAGCACCCTGACCGTCCCCACCGCCGAGCAGGCCCTCGGACCCGTCACGGCGGCCGCCGCGGCCGCGGCCGGCGTGCTGCCGGCGCCGACGGCCCTCGTCGCGGGCACGCCGGCGCCCGGTGGCCCGGACGCCGCGGCGGGCTTCGCCGGGGCGGTCGTCGCCGACCTGCACCTCCCGGGCGCGCCGCGCATCGCCGTCCTGGTGGGCGCCGACCTCGTCGACGCCCTCGCCGCCAGCCCGCTCGGTGGCCTCGACCTGGCCGCTGCGACGCAGCCGGCCCTCGACGCCGCAGCCGCCGCGCTCGGCACCGGGTGCGGGGCGGCCCGCGAGGTCGCGACCGAGCTCGTCGGATCCGACGTCGCCGGGCCCGCCACCGCGGTCCCGCTCCTGGGCGGCGGCGTGCCGTGCGGCGCGCTTCTCGTGCCCGACGCGGTGATCGCGACGGCGGGTGCGCTCGCCCCAGGTGTCGCCTCCGCAGCCCCCGAGGAGGCCATCGCGCTGCCCGCCTCGCGCGGCATCGAGATGCTGTACGGGGTCGACCTCGAGGTCGCCGTCGAGCTCGGCCGCACCCGGATGACCGTGCGCGAGCTGCTCGCCCTCTCACCCGGCGACGTGCTGGAGCTCGACCGCGCCGCCGGCGGCCCCGCCGACCTGTTGGTCAACGGCCGCCTCATCGCCCGCGGCGAGGTCGTCATCGTCGACGAGGACTTCGGCCTGCGGATCACCGAGATCGTCGACGACAGCGCAGCGGGCTGA
- a CDS encoding flagellar biosynthetic protein FliO — protein sequence MLELTVRLVASLAVVVGLLLLLARLVGKRYGARPGAPVQVVHRQALSRSASVSVITVGGRVLVLGSTDHQVSLLAELDPDELDGLDGLDGLDGALLDHELPAGAVAEAPAPRPVDVADARRGAHRATPAARRTPSEDGALSGSVLSGSVLSAQTWRQAVAAATGKAS from the coding sequence GTGCTCGAGCTGACCGTACGACTGGTCGCCTCCCTGGCGGTCGTCGTGGGACTCCTGCTGCTGCTCGCGCGGCTGGTCGGCAAGCGCTACGGCGCCCGCCCCGGTGCCCCGGTGCAGGTCGTGCACCGTCAGGCGCTCTCGCGCAGCGCCTCCGTCTCGGTGATCACCGTGGGCGGGCGGGTGCTGGTCCTCGGCAGCACCGACCACCAGGTCAGCCTGCTCGCCGAGCTCGACCCCGACGAGCTCGACGGGCTCGACGGGCTCGACGGGCTCGACGGGGCGCTCCTCGACCACGAGCTGCCCGCCGGCGCCGTCGCCGAGGCACCCGCGCCGCGTCCGGTCGACGTCGCCGACGCCCGGCGCGGGGCACACCGCGCCACCCCCGCCGCACGACGTACGCCGTCCGAGGACGGCGCGCTGTCCGGGTCGGTCCTGTCCGGGTCGGTCCTGTCCGCGCAGACGTGGCGCCAGGCCGTCGCGGCCGCCACGGGCAAGGCGTCGTGA
- the fliP gene encoding flagellar type III secretion system pore protein FliP (The bacterial flagellar biogenesis protein FliP forms a type III secretion system (T3SS)-type pore required for flagellar assembly.), with protein MSARRRLARLLARLLVASALGAVAVLLGLGAPAAAAAPAAGPAATVVVAVPMTPTAPDGPRGPRAPDGPGGGDSSVTIDLGGLTDKPSTPVTVILALSLLSLLPAILLTCTSFTKVLVVLGLTRNALGLQGIPPNQVLAGLALFLSLFIMAPVLGQMNDTGLQPYLDGDKTATAAYGDGVEPLRDFMLDQTGDDELRLLTNVAGRDLPANRDDVSMATLVPSFVLSELKQAFIIGFIVFIPFLVIDIVVSGALMALGMMMMPPVMVSLPFKLLLFVLVDGWGLVITSVVSSYR; from the coding sequence GTGAGCGCGCGCAGGCGGCTCGCCCGACTCCTGGCCCGACTCCTGGTCGCCTCGGCCCTGGGAGCCGTCGCCGTGCTGCTCGGACTGGGCGCTCCGGCGGCCGCGGCGGCCCCGGCCGCCGGCCCCGCGGCGACCGTGGTGGTCGCGGTGCCGATGACGCCCACGGCGCCCGACGGCCCCCGCGGCCCGCGCGCCCCCGACGGCCCCGGCGGCGGGGACAGCTCGGTGACGATCGACCTCGGTGGCCTCACCGACAAGCCCAGCACGCCGGTCACCGTCATCCTGGCGCTGTCGCTGCTCTCGTTGCTCCCGGCCATCCTGCTGACCTGCACGAGCTTCACCAAGGTCCTGGTGGTGCTCGGCCTGACCCGCAACGCCCTCGGCCTGCAGGGCATCCCGCCCAACCAGGTGCTCGCCGGGCTCGCCCTCTTCCTGTCGCTGTTCATCATGGCGCCGGTGCTGGGCCAGATGAACGACACCGGCCTCCAGCCCTACCTCGACGGCGACAAGACCGCCACCGCGGCCTACGGGGACGGCGTCGAGCCGTTGCGCGACTTCATGCTCGACCAGACCGGCGACGACGAGCTGCGACTGCTGACCAACGTGGCCGGGCGCGACCTGCCCGCCAACCGGGACGACGTGTCGATGGCCACGCTCGTGCCGTCCTTCGTGCTCAGCGAGCTCAAGCAGGCCTTCATCATCGGCTTCATCGTCTTCATCCCGTTCCTCGTCATCGACATCGTGGTGAGCGGGGCGCTGATGGCGCTGGGCATGATGATGATGCCGCCGGTGATGGTGTCGCTGCCGTTCAAGCTGCTGCTCTTCGTCCTCGTCGACGGGTGGGGCCTGGTCATCACCTCCGTCGTGTCGAGCTATCGGTAG
- the fliQ gene encoding flagellar biosynthesis protein FliQ yields the protein MTDTTVINIALQTMVVALKLSAPILVTSLVIGFTISLFQSMTQIQEFTLAFVPKLVGVGVALLISGGWMLQTLVDFTEDLFDLIPTLLG from the coding sequence ATGACCGACACCACCGTCATCAACATCGCCCTGCAGACCATGGTGGTCGCGCTGAAGCTCTCCGCGCCGATCCTGGTGACCTCGCTGGTCATCGGGTTCACCATCTCGCTGTTCCAGTCGATGACCCAGATCCAGGAGTTCACCCTCGCCTTCGTGCCCAAGCTGGTCGGGGTCGGGGTCGCGCTGCTGATCTCGGGCGGCTGGATGCTGCAGACCCTCGTCGACTTCACCGAGGACCTCTTCGACCTCATCCCCACGCTGCTGGGCTGA
- a CDS encoding flagellar biosynthetic protein FliR, which yields MTLTVAGEPLLAYLLASVRIIAWLALVPPFAGRAVPLMAKVVLSLGLAFAVVPSVEGGSIPTATGGLLLTTLTQVVVGSALGLVTYVLLAAVATAGSLIDTFGGFQLAQGFDPLSMNMNTVFGKLHQMLAVMILFATGGHLLVLGGLLRTFDVLPLGEVPRIEGASHVMLTAFGMFFVTAVQIALPLVAVLFVADLGLALLTKVAPHLNAINVMFPAKIGLTLLLLGLSFPVLPEAVSRLVDLANEAQFALVGG from the coding sequence ATGACCCTGACCGTGGCGGGCGAGCCGCTGCTGGCCTACCTGCTGGCGTCGGTGCGCATCATCGCCTGGCTGGCCCTCGTGCCGCCCTTCGCCGGCCGCGCCGTCCCGCTCATGGCCAAGGTGGTGCTCTCGCTCGGCCTCGCCTTCGCCGTCGTGCCCTCCGTCGAGGGCGGCAGCATCCCCACCGCGACGGGCGGGCTGCTCCTGACCACGCTCACCCAGGTCGTCGTCGGCTCGGCGCTGGGCCTGGTGACCTACGTCCTGCTGGCGGCGGTCGCGACGGCCGGCTCGCTCATCGACACCTTCGGCGGCTTCCAGCTCGCCCAGGGCTTCGACCCGCTGTCGATGAACATGAACACCGTCTTCGGCAAGCTCCACCAGATGCTCGCCGTGATGATCCTGTTCGCCACCGGCGGCCACCTGCTGGTCCTCGGCGGCCTGCTGCGCACCTTCGACGTGCTGCCGCTCGGCGAGGTGCCGCGCATCGAGGGCGCCTCCCACGTGATGCTGACGGCGTTCGGCATGTTCTTCGTGACCGCCGTCCAGATCGCGCTGCCGCTCGTGGCGGTCCTCTTCGTCGCCGACCTCGGACTGGCGCTGCTCACCAAGGTCGCGCCGCACCTCAACGCCATCAACGTGATGTTCCCGGCCAAGATCGGCCTCACCCTGCTGCTGCTCGGCCTGTCGTTCCCGGTGCTCCCGGAGGCAGTGTCCCGCCTCGTCGACCTGGCCAACGAGGCCCAGTTCGCGCTCGTGGGGGGGTGA
- a CDS encoding EscU/YscU/HrcU family type III secretion system export apparatus switch protein: protein MSEEKTEKPTARRRKESRKEGQVPRTQELGGWLTLLLVAMVLPPLLGRELTALAELMRDCFSHQGRVEVSDAMTLLGRGAEHVLVTLVVLGTAVMVVGVAAALAQGGFFVATKSVKPSLKKLDPIQGFKRVFGPQALWEGAKMLLKSAVVGFVAYGAVSAIMPLIGGLVPISAVLETVHAEVLGLLRTVAVAGLVMAVADYAVVRRRMGKKTRMSKHEVKQEGKQTEGDPLLKGAIRSRQLAASRNRMMADVPTADVVLVNPTHVAVALTYDASRGAPRVVARGQGLVAQRIREQAFEHGVPLVRDVPLARALHRSTTVGQEIPAELYAAVAQVLAFVISRRSSGARGGEHSSPRTETEVPDAPVAGRRRRTVGPATPVVPGPAAANPSGAGVAGRWEA from the coding sequence ATGTCGGAGGAGAAGACCGAGAAGCCCACCGCGCGCCGGCGCAAGGAGTCGCGCAAGGAGGGCCAGGTCCCGCGCACGCAGGAGCTCGGCGGGTGGCTGACGCTCCTGCTCGTCGCGATGGTGCTGCCGCCCCTGCTCGGCCGCGAGCTCACCGCCCTCGCCGAGCTGATGCGCGACTGCTTCAGCCACCAGGGGCGGGTCGAGGTCTCGGACGCCATGACCCTGCTCGGCCGCGGAGCCGAGCACGTGCTGGTGACGCTCGTGGTGCTCGGCACCGCGGTGATGGTCGTCGGCGTGGCCGCCGCCCTGGCCCAGGGCGGGTTCTTCGTCGCGACCAAGTCGGTCAAGCCCTCGCTCAAGAAGCTCGACCCGATCCAGGGCTTCAAGCGGGTCTTCGGCCCGCAGGCGCTGTGGGAGGGAGCCAAGATGCTCCTCAAGAGCGCCGTCGTCGGCTTCGTGGCCTACGGCGCCGTGTCGGCCATCATGCCGCTGATCGGCGGTCTCGTGCCGATCAGCGCGGTGCTCGAGACGGTCCACGCCGAGGTGCTCGGTCTGCTGCGCACCGTCGCGGTGGCCGGGCTCGTGATGGCCGTCGCCGACTACGCGGTCGTGCGGCGCCGGATGGGCAAGAAGACCCGGATGTCCAAGCACGAGGTCAAGCAGGAGGGCAAGCAGACCGAGGGCGACCCGCTGCTCAAGGGGGCGATCCGCTCCCGCCAGCTGGCCGCCTCGCGCAATCGGATGATGGCCGACGTGCCCACCGCCGACGTGGTGCTCGTCAACCCCACCCACGTCGCCGTCGCCCTCACGTACGACGCCAGCCGCGGTGCGCCGCGGGTGGTGGCCCGCGGCCAAGGGCTGGTCGCCCAGCGGATCCGCGAGCAGGCCTTCGAGCACGGCGTGCCGCTCGTCCGGGACGTGCCGCTGGCCCGGGCGCTCCACCGCTCGACCACGGTCGGACAGGAGATCCCCGCCGAGCTCTACGCCGCGGTCGCGCAGGTCCTCGCGTTCGTCATCTCCCGCCGCTCGTCCGGGGCGCGCGGCGGCGAGCACAGCAGCCCGCGGACCGAGACCGAGGTGCCGGACGCGCCGGTCGCGGGGCGTCGACGCCGGACGGTCGGACCCGCCACGCCCGTCGTGCCGGGACCGGCCGCCGCCAACCCCTCAGGTGCCGGCGTCGCCGGCCGATGGGAGGCGTGA
- a CDS encoding flagellar biosynthesis protein FlhA produces the protein MASKRLLQLGVPAGIVLIIVMLVVPLPAVVLDMLIAFNITSALLVLLVAMFVHKPLEFAAFPAVVLVLTLFRLALNVSATRLVLLDGYAGKVIDTFGHFVVGGSLIVGLIVFAILLVIQFVVITKGAERVAEVGARFTLDAMPGKQMAIDADLNSGLIDEDEARRRRHEVHAEADFYGSMDGASKFVKGDAIAAIVITLVNLLGGFAVGMAQRGMTFGDAITTYSLLSVGDGLVSQIPALLLSTATGLIVTRNTGDSDMGSDILRQLTNNKMPLQIAGFGALGICLIPGLPKLPFVVAGGIMLLASTRVPQPVADEPEAVADPALSAGPDTPELLAAEIRVDPLGLELSPDIIDLVDPASGGDLLDRVKGLRRKIAGELGIIVPPVRTRDSIDLPASTYAIRLFGIEVARGEAPRGTVLAIGDHLGALPGQPTREPVFGLEASWIPAELRVQAELNGATVVDRSSVITTHLAEVVGQHAARLLGREDVKTLTDLVRSSHPVVVEELTPAQLSLGEVQRVLQGLLAEGVAVRDLVRIFEALSLEAQATKDPDVLVEVARAALGPAIAAPHLIEGAIHVLSFEPMLEQRMLEAVRPGDHGPVVALDPLVAQSVLGELSDLRTAAEERGLRPVVVCAPQLRAAVRRMVAPALPSTPVLSYTELAGAAQVRSAGTVTGDRLAVTA, from the coding sequence GTGGCCTCCAAGCGACTGCTCCAGCTGGGTGTGCCCGCCGGCATCGTGCTCATCATCGTGATGCTGGTGGTGCCGCTGCCCGCGGTCGTGCTGGACATGCTCATCGCGTTCAACATCACCAGCGCCCTGCTGGTGCTGCTCGTCGCGATGTTCGTGCACAAGCCGCTGGAGTTCGCCGCGTTCCCCGCTGTCGTGCTCGTGCTGACCCTCTTCCGCCTGGCGCTCAACGTCAGCGCCACCCGGCTCGTGCTGCTCGACGGCTACGCCGGCAAGGTCATCGACACCTTCGGCCACTTCGTCGTCGGCGGCTCGCTGATCGTCGGGCTGATCGTCTTCGCGATCCTGCTCGTCATCCAGTTCGTCGTGATCACCAAGGGCGCCGAGCGGGTCGCGGAGGTGGGTGCGCGCTTCACCCTCGACGCGATGCCCGGCAAGCAGATGGCCATCGACGCCGACCTCAACTCCGGGCTCATCGACGAGGACGAGGCGCGGCGTCGCCGCCACGAGGTGCACGCCGAGGCCGACTTCTACGGCTCGATGGACGGCGCCTCGAAGTTCGTCAAGGGCGACGCCATCGCCGCGATCGTGATCACCCTCGTCAACCTCCTCGGCGGGTTCGCCGTCGGCATGGCGCAGCGGGGCATGACGTTCGGCGACGCGATCACCACCTACAGCCTGCTCTCGGTCGGCGACGGCCTCGTCTCGCAGATCCCCGCGCTGCTGCTGTCGACGGCCACCGGCCTCATCGTCACCCGCAACACCGGCGACTCCGACATGGGCTCCGACATCCTGCGCCAGCTCACCAACAACAAGATGCCGCTGCAGATCGCCGGCTTCGGCGCGCTCGGCATCTGCCTGATCCCCGGGCTGCCCAAGCTGCCCTTCGTCGTCGCCGGCGGGATCATGCTGCTGGCCTCGACGCGAGTGCCCCAGCCGGTCGCCGACGAGCCCGAGGCGGTGGCCGACCCGGCGCTGTCCGCCGGGCCCGACACCCCCGAGCTGCTCGCCGCCGAGATCCGGGTCGACCCGCTCGGCCTCGAGCTCTCGCCCGACATCATCGACCTCGTCGACCCCGCCAGCGGCGGCGACCTGCTCGACCGGGTCAAGGGGCTGCGCCGCAAGATCGCCGGCGAGCTCGGCATCATCGTGCCCCCGGTGCGCACCCGCGACAGCATCGACCTGCCCGCGAGCACCTACGCCATCCGCCTCTTCGGCATCGAGGTCGCGCGCGGCGAGGCCCCGCGCGGCACCGTCCTCGCCATCGGCGACCACCTCGGCGCCCTGCCCGGCCAGCCCACCCGCGAGCCGGTCTTCGGGCTCGAGGCGTCGTGGATCCCCGCCGAGCTGCGGGTGCAGGCCGAGCTCAACGGCGCCACGGTCGTCGACCGGTCCTCGGTGATCACCACCCACCTCGCCGAGGTCGTGGGCCAGCACGCCGCCCGCCTGCTGGGCCGCGAGGACGTCAAGACGCTGACCGACCTGGTCCGGAGCAGCCACCCGGTCGTGGTGGAGGAGCTGACCCCGGCACAGCTGAGCCTCGGTGAGGTGCAGCGCGTGCTGCAGGGCCTGCTCGCCGAAGGCGTCGCCGTGCGCGACCTGGTGCGGATCTTCGAGGCGCTCTCGCTCGAGGCGCAGGCCACCAAGGACCCCGACGTCCTGGTCGAGGTCGCCCGCGCCGCGCTCGGCCCGGCCATCGCCGCCCCGCATCTGATCGAGGGCGCGATCCACGTGCTGAGCTTCGAGCCGATGCTCGAGCAGCGGATGCTCGAGGCGGTCCGTCCCGGCGACCACGGCCCGGTGGTCGCGCTCGACCCGCTGGTCGCGCAGAGCGTGCTCGGCGAGCTGTCCGACCTGCGCACGGCCGCGGAGGAGCGCGGCCTGCGTCCGGTCGTGGTCTGCGCGCCCCAGCTGCGCGCAGCCGTACGCCGGATGGTCGCCCCGGCCCTGCCGAGCACCCCCGTCCTCTCCTACACCGAGCTCGCCGGCGCCGCGCAGGTGCGCTCGGCCGGGACCGTCACCGGCGACCGACTGGCGGTGACCGCGTGA
- a CDS encoding glutamate decarboxylase: MTSPQTDGPSEPLFSRPGEATVAPRRTIPQQESLPETAKQIVDDETILDGNSRLNLATFVGTWMDDDARQVYENAFDKNMIDKDEYPQTAAIEDNCWHMLAGLWNAPDPETSIGTSTIGSSEACMLGGLAFKRRWQHARREAGKDTTKPNLVMSSAVQVCWEKFCNYFDVEARLVPISEEHKTLDGHDLDTYVDENTIGVVAIMGVTYTGMYEPVADIARALDEIQAKTGLDVPIHVDGASGAMIAPFLQPDLLWDFRLERVHSISTSGHKYGLVFPGLGWIVWRDRQWLPEDLVFEVSYLGGEMPTFALNFSRPGAQVLLQYYMFLRLGYEGYRSVQQESQKVAKFLAEGIAKIDAFELWNDASDIPVFAWRLKKGHTDNWNLYHLQDRLRMKGWLVPAYPMPDDMTDLTVQRIVVRNGLSMDLAADLLADIEKETVYLDNLEGPMPVEAPHPAFHH; the protein is encoded by the coding sequence ATGACCTCACCGCAGACAGACGGCCCGTCGGAGCCGCTCTTCTCTCGGCCCGGCGAGGCGACCGTCGCCCCGCGCCGCACCATCCCCCAGCAGGAGTCGTTGCCGGAGACGGCGAAGCAGATCGTCGACGACGAGACCATCCTCGACGGCAACTCGCGGCTGAACCTGGCGACCTTCGTCGGGACGTGGATGGACGACGACGCCCGTCAGGTGTACGAGAACGCGTTCGACAAGAACATGATCGACAAGGACGAGTACCCGCAGACCGCCGCGATCGAGGACAACTGCTGGCACATGCTCGCCGGTCTGTGGAACGCGCCGGACCCCGAGACGAGCATCGGCACCTCAACCATCGGCTCCTCGGAGGCGTGCATGCTGGGCGGGCTCGCGTTCAAGCGTCGCTGGCAGCACGCGCGCCGCGAGGCGGGCAAGGACACCACCAAGCCCAACCTCGTGATGTCCTCGGCGGTGCAGGTCTGCTGGGAGAAGTTCTGCAACTACTTCGACGTCGAGGCCCGCCTGGTGCCCATCAGCGAGGAGCACAAGACGCTCGACGGCCACGACCTGGACACCTACGTCGACGAGAACACCATCGGCGTCGTCGCCATCATGGGCGTGACCTACACCGGCATGTACGAGCCGGTGGCCGACATCGCCCGGGCGCTGGACGAGATCCAGGCCAAGACGGGCCTCGATGTCCCCATCCACGTCGACGGAGCCTCCGGGGCGATGATCGCGCCGTTCCTCCAGCCCGACCTCCTCTGGGACTTCCGCCTCGAGCGCGTGCACTCGATCAGCACGTCGGGCCACAAGTACGGCCTGGTGTTCCCGGGCCTCGGCTGGATCGTCTGGCGCGATCGCCAGTGGCTGCCCGAGGACCTCGTCTTCGAGGTCAGCTACCTCGGCGGCGAGATGCCCACCTTCGCGCTGAACTTCTCCCGGCCGGGCGCCCAGGTGCTGCTGCAGTACTACATGTTCCTGCGACTGGGCTACGAGGGATACCGGTCGGTGCAGCAGGAGTCGCAGAAGGTGGCGAAGTTCCTCGCCGAGGGCATCGCCAAGATCGACGCGTTCGAGCTGTGGAACGACGCCAGCGACATCCCCGTCTTCGCCTGGCGTCTCAAGAAGGGCCACACCGACAACTGGAACCTCTACCACCTCCAGGACCGGTTGCGGATGAAGGGCTGGCTGGTGCCGGCCTACCCGATGCCCGACGACATGACCGACCTCACGGTCCAGCGGATCGTGGTGCGCAACGGCCTGAGCATGGACCTGGCCGCCGATCTCCTCGCCGACATCGAGAAGGAGACGGTCTACCTCGACAACCTCGAGGGGCCGATGCCGGTCGAGGCTCCCCACCCCGCCTTCCACCACTGA
- a CDS encoding ACT domain-containing protein → MPYLMRVELPDVPGSLGRVATAIGEAGGDIDAIEIVEKRDGFAVDDVLLEMAHGTMPDSVVSACGTLDGVSVLWINRYAAGGNLFLDLEVVEALTEDPSTAPDRLVEMLPVAFRVDWAARVTPGVDGVGARVVHATDAAPSAYDVEQVATPTRLPGDEVYVECAAPFGDDLVLMGRRGGPEFLDSELARFGHLLGLAMTISRA, encoded by the coding sequence ATGCCCTACCTGATGCGCGTCGAGCTCCCGGACGTCCCCGGGTCGCTGGGTCGTGTCGCGACCGCCATCGGTGAGGCCGGCGGCGACATCGACGCGATCGAGATCGTCGAGAAGCGTGACGGCTTCGCCGTCGACGACGTGCTCCTCGAGATGGCGCACGGGACGATGCCCGACTCGGTGGTCTCCGCCTGCGGCACCCTCGACGGCGTCAGCGTGCTGTGGATCAACCGCTACGCCGCGGGCGGCAACCTCTTCCTCGACCTCGAGGTCGTCGAGGCCCTCACCGAGGACCCCTCCACCGCGCCCGACCGGCTCGTCGAGATGCTGCCGGTCGCCTTCCGCGTCGACTGGGCGGCCCGCGTCACGCCCGGCGTCGACGGCGTCGGGGCGCGGGTCGTCCACGCCACCGACGCCGCGCCGTCGGCCTACGACGTCGAGCAGGTCGCCACCCCCACCCGCCTGCCGGGCGACGAGGTCTACGTGGAGTGCGCCGCTCCCTTCGGCGACGACCTCGTCCTGATGGGACGTCGCGGCGGCCCGGAGTTCCTCGACTCCGAGCTCGCGCGGTTCGGGCACCTCCTGGGCCTGGCGATGACGATCAGCCGCGCCTGA